The region ATCAATAATTAAGAAGCTTAAACCCAGTTTGATGTTGCAGATTTTAACTTACCAATACAAATGGATAAATATCTTACAAAcgttacatatttataaatgaaaagtttGATTTCCATTCTTGGATTGTTTACTTCAAATATGAAGTATTActaaaactaaacttatttttcttGTTGAATTTATCTTTTGAGAATGAAATATAATACGGTTTTTCAATGTTGCTGGTTTacgtaaaatacaaatattaaatatatataattgataagctttttatttacaatatttattgcaaTGCTAGACAAAAATTCCCATTGGGCGATCATTAAAAGTTTGCTCTTTGTAAAATACTAACAATTTTAAGTGGGAATTGCATTGTTGAAATTGTTTTCCAATTGAAATAGTTGTCCATTTGGGCATTGTTTTCGACCAAGAAAATTAACGCGGGAAGGCAATTAAAAACTGTTGCGCTAAACTTAAATAGTTCATTGAAGACAAACAACAGTTTAAGTTTACAATTAATAGATTGTATAGAATTAGGAAGATGATTTTAGAagatggatttttttaaataattgtaatatttagTGTATATCTATAAAGTTATACACGTAACAacaatattatcttttaaataatagtgataaaaaaaactacaagatacaaataatgtaaacaaaaaaattatatagtttttaaagaaaGCCAAATCTTATTTCCATTATTTTCCATGcttatgatttaattaaaatttttttttttgtttttttttttttttatgataataacaCTAAAAAGCTAAATAAAGCTTTATGATATCTATTTTCGGTAGTATTTTGGGCCGAAATTTCGGCTGGAACCGAAATCTCGATTATAGCCGGAACCGGAACAGGAACCAAAAATCCGGTCAGATTTGTGTTGCCGGAACCAAATTTCATTTGatcactattttaaaaagaactcaCCTTGTCGTCACctttgtttgttattatttacgCGGCGTGTCACCACattaatgttttgtatgtataaacCCAGGGAATTATTTTAGGTAAATATGctgttttgcatttttataaatttttgttatgtttgaCCTGATTATAagttacaaaataagaaaatttttcatttagatCGCAGTTTTTTTCAACCATCATTTAATATACAAAGTTACGAATAGATACGATTAATACGGCTATTTGTTACAAAGGTTTTTAACCTTACAGGTAGTTGCGGGGTTgaattatgaaattattaatataaagaataacaacaataataatagaacaacaacaataataatagcaaaaacaacaacaataactaaAACGAAAAACAATTAATGATAATGTTGACTTAAtcacaatatttataataaatatataaaacagcCTGTTCTAAAGTATTGATTATAATTAGCGATATTGATCTAAAAGATTCCGAAAATGAGTCAAATTCAAATTAAAGCGTGTAGAGCTTAGTAACAATGCAGCCGTAACTTGCAAGTAGGTGTTACGCAGTTGTTAATAGTCGATGAAAAAcctgattttcttttaaagcaattttatttacaGTTACTTTTAAAGGCGGGAGAAAAAACGTCGTCGAATCTTTTCATTAAGAAAAGCcaatcaaagttaataaaagaaaattcatTGATCTTAGAATTAGGGGGTTGTAGTATATAACTAAAAACTAGCAAATTAATTCTTTAAGCCTTTCGTCACTAGTTATAACGTTTTTGCTATTATTGCGGTAAAATCATAACAATGCGCTCAATAAATAgtgaatgtttaaaaattgataatttgctGGCTTTCGGCATACCAGTCATCAATTCTTAACTGAATTTTTGCTGGAGTATCTTTATTAGTCAGTATTTAATCACTGTCTTGCTTAAATCTTGTGGTACGCGTCGCCGCTACTTTCGGCGATAATTTTGTattgttgtttcatttaatgTTTCTCTTTAGACAATCCGAATTCATATTTTTAACGAGTACACAAAATACTATTTACTTATTGAtttgagtatttttaattttcaagatataaaaaatttttttttacacaaattatttgcaaatttatattagtaaaattattgttttaaataaaaatatttttattattattattttgaagatttaaaacagagaaaaaacATGCTTGTCATGTTTATGTACCATATCCGCACATTAAAGGTTAATTTTCCGAAAAAGAATAACCGACAGTTTAACAACAATTACTCTTCCTAAGCTAAAAGTTTTTATCGAAAAGCTAAAGCCCCCGTTATAATCTCTGCATATAGAATAGAGCAATTTTTCAGCGACAATAAACTTGATCGAAGCAATTGTTCGGCTTTTAGTGAACTCATTGTTGACGtcaaattcaattataaaaCAGAAGGCTATTTTGCTTTGCAAACAAAATCGCATATCGGCTTTGCtttgatattttaacaaaaaaaatttaacgctAATGTTGAAAAATAACTTGTATTACATTTATGAGAAGCTCTATTTTAATGTTGTTCGAATTCAGTAtagtataagtttttataatatgggAATTCAATGTTCTAAGCAaggtatatttttaacaatttttttttttttttgattttaatgcatttctttcttttttttagtaaacattccatcaaaatttaaattgattttagttCCAACTTTGTCCTTACCTTAAAGCGTTTAACTCATAATTTCTAAGAAGCgaggtttctttttttatagtttttttttttaatgttttaggaTCGCATCCTTTTGACGATTATTTGGAAGCAAGAGTGTCACCTGAAGGTAAGtcagctatttttaattttttgctataaaaatagaGGTGAGAATtactttaagtattttatttttagataaaaaaaggcTAATGAATTTTAAGAAAGAATAACACTTATAAAATTGTCTtctgatttaatttttgtaaatatttagttaaaaacatttttattatttaagtattgatttataattaaaaatttgcagtGAAATTCTATTTATCAGTGAGCTGTAttcagaatctttttttaacaatttttcaaaatacaaaatgttcttttttaaaaaacattttgttgactttttgttgcatttttgtTGTAACTCGTGTAAAATTGTTTGGTAGAATATAGTTTTGTAGAGAAGGTTTGTAATTGAAAGTGTTGCAGTTGGAAGTATTTCAATTTCATTAAACAACTTTAATCagtttatctttaatttttaacgtCGTTACGTCTTCATCAGTTATTTCGGAAGCTTTTGATGTCGATATAATGCGATTTCATGTCTTTTACTTTGAGCTTAAGAAGATCAATATTTGCTCCGTTATCCTgttaacttttacaataaaataattatcagaAACAGGTTAATAAATCCCTGacatataaaaagcaaataaatttagttattatttcaTTACGTTTTTATGAAATATCTCTTTACGAATTTTAGGAGAGTACGACCCTTTAAAGTTTTCTTCATGTTTGCCGTCAGAAGAAAAAAAGTCTAATCATCTtaacttaaaagatttcaaGTGCAACGGTTCTTTGAAAGTAAGCTTTCTATATTTACGGTTATCGATTATTAGTCTTAATTAGTCGCTGTATAGTATAAACCTTCTTTCCATggagaaacaatttttaaaatatatttttctggatagttttattttgttttgtttttttctaaattttattttaaatattttttaacagcttattatttttcttttataagctAAGTTAAAGAATCATaaagtttattagaaatatatatttcatataatatatcatataatataatattgttcATATAATAGTATAGCCAACTAATTCAAAGACAGTATTATGCGGATTTGAGAAATTCTAAGCACACTCATATATTtaagctaaaaataaataaaattaattttatcttgaAAGAGAAATCTCTGGTTTTCTAGCTAATTGGGATTAGTGAAAAACGttagatttttatacttttaaagacGCTAAAAATGAAAGCGGcgaaatttaacttattttttatgattcGCACAATCTCatggttttaaatattaatggttcataatgttttttaatttaatactgATACGGATAAAATAACACCTAAGTACAAGTAATGTGTATGCGTGTTTGTGACTCATACACACGCGCTCGTAAATCAAAATTTCTATGaatcaaaaacataaacttcattttttctcaATTGAATAAGAAGAACTACgcataagatttaaaataatatacaactCCATAAAGGTTTCcgcattttaagtttttgaaatgcTACGCGTCTTAATGGTACGCCGAAAAAAATCTATTTGCGGTTTAATATGCGGTACTTTAATGACTGTCGTATTGATATTAGTTTAACAAGATTTATTAACAGTTCTGTTATGAAAAtaggatttatttaaaattagaaaccGATTCAAACAGTTCTTAGCTTTAGACGCAAAAACTTCCTATTTTCAAGACGTCATCAGCTTTGCAATATCAATTTTTCTaacttattttagttaatttaatggATTATTTTGAcgccatttatatatatagattttttattaaactattatgtatatatatatatatatatatatatatatatatatatatacatacatatatatatatatatatatatatatatatatatatatatatatatatatatatatatatatatatatatatatatatatatattatatgtttataggATATACGGAGtagcaaaaaaagtaaatggTCAACAACGGTTGATGAAACAACATTTGGTAagcttaattaatttaaaatcttatggtaattaaattttttatgttattaataagtatttttatttattaataagttttttttagttgatcTTCCACCTGTAAGTAGTTTAGAAGACAAGGAAGTTTATGAAGAAACGACTTCTACTAATCAACAATTTCCATATCATGCTCCAAATGTTAAACATTTGAAAGATTCCAGTGACTACGAATCAATCACTAACGATAGTTACTCAACTAACTCGGAACGTCAATCAAGGAGCTCCCGTGACTCGCAAGACTCTATGTGCAGCATGCAATTTAAGGTAATGAACTAATCTAATTTACTATAATacaagttatataaaataagtttggtGCCGTTTACGATACGTGTGATACAAGTGCCGCTTATGTTACGGGTACAAACAATTAAACATCAATGTCAAAAAAGCTAATTGTGAcgtatctattttttttttttactattttaatttttttatattcaaatccAATATTTGTCCCACACACAAGCGCCATTTGTTACAGTCGTGCACGCGTTGTTTACTTATGtactgaaacttttttatataggAAAGTGAAACCACAGAATCTGGACAAATTGATCGTTGGACATACACATTATATGATTTTCAAGGCAAAGGAATTGTTTCAAAAAGggtaaatatacttttttgaaGCAAATTCTTATgatgattttttctttagatgttatttaattttcttattatcttTATGAGTTTATGCAAGGCGCGTTTTTTAATTATGTCTCCAAATTAGAGAAGAGTGAgggtataataaaattttcccTCACTCTATCCCTCAAAATCAGGgggttgtaaattttattaggtCAAAACACTAAAACAGtagatgaaatttaaaatcagtGTATGAATCTAAGCTtactttggaataaaaaaaaaatattttttagaaactatATGCCTAAAATTTGGGCACTATTGTTCCTATGCTATAATTATTGTAACTTCTTGAAAAAATCTTCATTTAGAACAAGTGACCAAGTTTGAAGTTTAATCTCCAAATTTTGAACGCCGCAAAAATTTGACGCAATCCCTAGaacattattagataaaaaataataatagttttatataaagactattattttggattttattgcgtaaaagttgttttttaacaaaataaaagttaattgttcctagattttttaaaattttttaaattcttaaataatttcaataatttttaggaTTTTCGACATCTCATAGAAACTGTCTACAACACTGTCAAGCATGATTCAAAACATAAAGATTCGTTTGGTCATTCTTTGAAAATTCACGTGGAAATTAAACGCCAGTGTACTAGTACAAATGTAAAATCATCTAAGTATGCTTCTTCTAAAGTCTGCAAAGGCATGATATTTCCTCCACCAAATACAGAAGAAGCAGAAAAAATTAGCAACTATATAGAAAAAAGACTTTACCGGCATAGTACCACCAGTAGCACTGAACACAATTGTTTGAGAAAGAAATGTTCTTACTGTAATGTGAAAAATAACAGTTTGTTTTATTGCAAACACAACTATAACCAATCTAGTCAAAAAAGTTTCAAGAGCGGTGATAAAAATAAGTCGCATGaagttttaaaagacttttttgacGGTATAAAAAATGAGTCCAAACTTGAAAATTCTAAATGTGTAGAAGAAATTAGAATAAAAGATTTGGACATTATTTCACCTTCTTTATCAAAACTTAACATGCAAAAGTGTCAACAAAGTTTTACATCAACTGACAACAATTCATCCTGTTGTCTTTGTGAGCATTCGTGTTGCGTTCGTGAGCACTCCTCGTCGTGTTGTGTTTGCAAACACTCTTTATCGTGTCGTTTTCGTAGACACTCTTCATCCTGTCgattaggcaaaaaaaaattaaaagattctaCAGTTATTAATCAGACATTTAcagataaaaacaatttaaatcaatttagaataaaacatttatgtaccagtcataaaaattttacagaaCAAAAGCCAACTTTGAGCCCCTTTTGTGATGCAACTAAAAATTCTGATTTTACTgttaatacaaaaagaaaaagtagTTTGCGCAAAGACCGACAGAAGGTTCCAACGAAAAGTTCTgatggttttgaaaaaaactctAAAGACTTGTGTTCAAGTCATTCATCatcagaaaatttaaaacacagTCACTCTAGTTTTTCAAGACCTCCGGTGTGGCCCGGCGAATGTGTGACACCAGTAGATTGGACGTCGATTTGGCCTAGAGAGtgtaattttgataaaaaaaacactgacaacaaatattttttaaaaaacgacaaGTTTTGCGAGTGTAAAAGATTGTCAAATGTTAGTTACTCTTATCGCCAAAACGATTATACTTCTTGTGTAAGCAACTCTGTTTGTCATTATCCGTCTTTTATACCAgcattgtaaaattaattttaatgtaaaatttgttaacttatttatttgaaacatttttactttttgtttttttcattgttacaCGTTTTTTTGAACCCGTTTCTACCCTATCGCTAAGAAACAGGTCATATTTTTTGTGTACCTATTTAATAACCGCTCATTATGTCACTGGAGCTTTGATTGGCTTTGTTTAAATAgaataagcattttaaaatttaaagaactatTTGTTTATAATGTCATTTACATagaatgataaaatttttccaagaaatttttttttctaactttctaATGGTTTCAAAGGCTGTTTTCAAACCAATAAATTAAGTAAACTTTCATTGAAACGACGTTTCAATATCGGTATTTGCATATAATTTATACGGAAATCAAACAAAATTCGAATTTGAATTAGAAACTAAGTGAAACTCAAAATTATTTACTCAAAAGCAAAGCATttcaaatgttatttatattaaactctttttgtttGGCAGACGTAAATAAGTAATGCAAAAAAGGCTGTATAAGCACCAGTAAAGCAAATATATgccaacttgaaaaaaaatctccCTGTCTAGCATGATTAACAgtaatgtaaaattattttattaacataaaaaacattaccgtgttatcaattattttattcgATTATcttttgtcaaaataaaaaagaaataaaaagttggcacaaaattaaaacataatcaTCTAGCCCAGCAGTTGATATATCAGTTAACCACACACCAATTAAcgcataatttaaatagtttatttattatggGAAACCAAtctcatattattaaaaaaaataagaaaaactaaaatcacATTTCGCACAAATGTAATGACGTGAAGATCgataaaagtagtttttttgcattaaactGCATATTGGCCGAAGATTGAATCccatattaaatgtttataaacaatttgGTACTAAAAAAACCCTGCTGGTAGGCAAAATGGAAATGGTCAAATACTTCTAACACCTTTAAAGAAGAGGGCTCAAAATTCCAAAATCATTAACTCAAAGTTAAAAGTTTGCTCAAAAACcgcaaaaaaattcaattattgctaaaaaaaagacattttgttttaaattaacttttaattattttaactaatgaACTTACAAAAACTAATCAGCGTTAATTCATACGCAACATTTGACGAGAGCAGACGcgatttaatttttctaaaagaaaagtaattaatttagaAGTTACCTATTTTCCTTTAGGACCCGCTCACAAACGAATCGTTCGTGAGCGGATCCCAAAggaaaagttgttaaatttttgttattaaaattatatttatcttgatgttaaacttttaaattggaAACGAAATTGTTACCTCGGATTAATTTTGATGCTTTTATTAATATCGACACAAATATTCTTTcctaataaacaaataaataccaataaaaaattaatcagatatagatattaaattttataatgaggAGAAAATGGTTAATGGTAAACCTCCTATTAGTATAGCTCGGGTATTTCATATATTACTGCTAAATTACTGGTGTTTCACATATTACTGCTAAATTACTGGTATTTCACATATTACTGCTAAATTACTGGTATTTCACATATTACTagttactaaatattttgagaaatttaaacaatttttgtttagggtcaaaataaacttttaaaaagtatggCTTAATTGTGCCGGGACACAGTGAAGCGAAATGGTCAAAAAGTGTCCAAAACTCAAAACTTTGTAAAgtagtaaatgtttttattaaattattgttccaattcaaaaacaaacttaaaaagtgggtaattaaaaacttttcaagttttagACCCCTCCCTTACCCCCTCTTCCTTCCATCTCATCCCTTGAATTttcaatgcaatttttttttatttttagattctagaaattattctaaaaatattttctaaatgaaaaaagtatttaccttatttattaaacattaatatttaatCCCTGATTATATATGCTGATAAGTgagtttttacatgaaaaagtttaaatttgaaatgataaaatttattaagaaaaaaaaaactattcatcTCCTCTGAGGAGGTCCTGTACGTCAGGATCATGGTTAGGACCAGAAAATGTCTTGGGGTTCCTGAAAGCAATCGAAGAGATGACAAGGTCGCTTGATATTAGTAAATAATGAAATTGGTTCTGCATCACATTAATTCTAGATATTTTGCATGTGTGATTGAGTCTTGCATTTCGTATGGCCTTATTTTGTGCTTCCTGAGCCTCCTCCGAATACACTTCAATGGGAAGATCCAAATGCTCAGCAATTAAAAATCCATGTTCCAGAACTTTATGAAGTGTAGGTAGCATAATGTACCAAGGATAGGTTTCCACTATCAGCTCTGAAGTTTTATAACAGTATACTTTAAAAGCATCCAAATTCAGGTAGAATCCACTGCAAACGGCATTCAGTATGTTTCTTAGTCTTAAAATGATGTCCAAACCAACTTCTGTTATTTCAGAGAAAGATTCTGCTGCTAGAAATACTCTCCTTGCAGTGTTTCCTGTATTAGTATCTCTAAATTCCTGCTTAGGAGTATCAACCACTAAGCTTAACACCTCTCTAAactttcttttgatttctttttttcgaGATTTTACAGATAATTTATCTTCTGGAGATCGGAGCTGGTATATTTTAATATCCATTTTATATCCCAAGTGTAGAATGAATTCAAAAATTCGTATCGAACAATGCAGTGTGGATAATCCTAAAGCTATAGCTTGCTTATTGCAAACTTTTTCTCTAATTATATCCAGCCTGTTCATTTCACTAGGCCTGGCAGAACAAACATTGCAAGATTGAGTTGAGTTTGTATCTGTTATAGCATTTACTGCCTTGCCGTCCAACATGGTCatctcaatttttatttttatttttgctttctgGTTAGAGAAGGGGatttcaagtttaaaatcttGAAGACTTTCTATTTGCTTCCTAACATCTAATTCTTCAGCTCTTGTTGactcttttgtttctttttggtATTCCAGGTGAAGAGGCTTGCAAAATTGGGGGCTTGAAGGCATTGGATTTGACCATACAGTGATGGTCCCTATTTCCAGTTTCAACGGAACAATTGCAGTTTGGAACaaggattttttgttttcaactcCTGTTGAAAGATCTGTGTCATCGAACCTTTGATTGTATACACTTTTAGATGAGGCTCCATCAATTCCAGCTTTCATATAGAATTTTCCAGTTGTTTCCGATTCATCTAGACACTCTGTATTAGATATGTTTATAATTCTTGATAAAGTGTGGTTCACCATTGACTGAATTTAAGATAACATTTGGCAGATGATTCTAAAACTTCCAAATTTTCTggaaacattttcaataaagcAGTATAACCAAAATTTAGATATAAACTATGTATAAATTGAATATCTGCGCTAAAATGGTATACATTTCATACGGCATACGAGATATAAATGATCAGTAACTAGAATTTTCTCCTCCTCACTCAATGCTTCTATACTGGGCACCTGTCCAACTTTTTTGATCATTGTTGAACTAACACAAACTCCAATTtgtctttattaataattacttgCTTAATACTTActctaaaataatcttttttgcattttcactTAGGGTTTGACGGGCTGATGCGTTTCCGAATAGTGTCTTTTTCTCTAGTTgcgaaaattaataaacacaTAATACTATTGTCAAATGAGGATGTGTTACAAAATATTACGGTTATTCGAGCTTGGGAACATGAAGAACCCGAATAACGGCCCCCTCCAACCCTTTGAGAGGGAAGacagtattttaaacataattgttttcaaaacttaaaataaaatttaattttatcaatagaattcaaatttcataaaaaaatattctc is a window of Hydra vulgaris chromosome 15, alternate assembly HydraT2T_AEP DNA encoding:
- the LOC100205238 gene encoding uncharacterized protein LOC100205238, which gives rise to MLKNNLYYIYEKLYFNVVRIQYSISFYNMGIQCSKQGSHPFDDYLEARVSPEGEYDPLKFSSCLPSEEKKSNHLNLKDFKCNGSLKDIRSSKKSKWSTTVDETTFVDLPPVSSLEDKEVYEETTSTNQQFPYHAPNVKHLKDSSDYESITNDSYSTNSERQSRSSRDSQDSMCSMQFKESETTESGQIDRWTYTLYDFQGKGIVSKRDFRHLIETVYNTVKHDSKHKDSFGHSLKIHVEIKRQCTSTNVKSSKYASSKVCKGMIFPPPNTEEAEKISNYIEKRLYRHSTTSSTEHNCLRKKCSYCNVKNNSLFYCKHNYNQSSQKSFKSGDKNKSHEVLKDFFDGIKNESKLENSKCVEEIRIKDLDIISPSLSKLNMQKCQQSFTSTDNNSSCCLCEHSCCVREHSSSCCVCKHSLSCRFRRHSSSCRLGKKKLKDSTVINQTFTDKNNLNQFRIKHLCTSHKNFTEQKPTLSPFCDATKNSDFTVNTKRKSSLRKDRQKVPTKSSDGFEKNSKDLCSSHSSSENLKHSHSSFSRPPVWPGECVTPVDWTSIWPRECNFDKKNTDNKYFLKNDKFCECKRLSNVSYSYRQNDYTSCVSNSVCHYPSFIPAL